From a single Lolium rigidum isolate FL_2022 chromosome 7, APGP_CSIRO_Lrig_0.1, whole genome shotgun sequence genomic region:
- the LOC124670929 gene encoding probable serine/threonine-protein kinase DDB_G0271682, with the protein MEQKAEIPENMLRDLIQDTDKTKWRLKNNHNIKYFSEDKIKRITSNYSTKLGNGGFGEVYKGVLEDNQSVAVKKYIHSDSLQEFAKEVIIHSQINHKNVVRLIGCCVEKNAEMLVLEHVSNGNLSDLLHLGDTPISLATRLNIAIECAEALGCMHSMYSPVLHCDIKPSNILLDDNFHAKISDFGISRLLLGDSNTECTINVKGCIGYMDPEFPKQGCLTVKSDVYSFGVVLVELITKTKPTDKAKRVIQRFGKASAKRTSIRELFDADIANESNMKVLEAIGKIAKDCLKEEYDERPEMNDVAGRLRELRAVVEKSQAKSQTSWRFFSGGQNELKIDNPGAGSVASGSILGKMKSVSIFNRNTPSFKKGLLASVGVPQYSYADLKTVTKNFTDVVGRGPYGIVYRGELPDGRAVAVKQLHGLGGCDAEFWGEVTTMARMNHLNLVHIRGFCADKEQFMLVNEFLSNSSLDKYLFAASTGEGDDHQRQLLLLDLNTRHQIALGVARAMVYLHEEYCLEWLLHCDIKPENILLGDNFCPKLDFGLSKLTSKKEKVTMSRIRGTLGYMAPEWVIHREPITAKTDVYSFGMVLLEIVSGRRNYGFRQDSLGSEDSYFPNWAYEKCYIDRRIEDILDPALQTEGSEDEAMVERMVNTAIWCLQDRADTRPSMGKVLKMLEGTIEMIQPEKPTIASSFLEN; encoded by the coding sequence ATGGAACAGAAAGCAGAGATTCCAGAAAATATGCTTAGAGACTTGATCCAAGATACCGACAAGACAAAGTGGAGATTGAAGAACAATCATAATATCAAGTATTTTTCGGAAGATAAGATTAAGAGAATAACCAGCAACTACAGCACCAAACTTGGAAACGGTGGATTTGGAGAGGTTTACAAAGGAGTTCTTGAGGATAATCAGTCAGTTGCAGTGAAGAAATATATCCACTCAGATTCGCTGCAAGAGTTCGCTAAAGAGGTAATCATTCATAGTCAAATCAATCATAAGAATGTAGTGAGGCTCATTGGGTGTTGCGTTGAGAAAAATGCTGAGATGTTGGTCCTCGAGCATGTTAGCAATGGAAATCTCAGTGACCTGCTTCATTTGGGTGATACTCCAATCTCTTTGGCCACAAGATTGAACATTGCTATAGAATGTGCGGAAGCCCTAGGCTGCATGCACTCCATGTACAGCCCTGTTCTTCACTGCGACATTAAGCCCTCTAATATCCTTCTGGATGATAATTTTCACGCCAAAATATCAGATTTTGGAATATCTAGGCTTCTCTTGGGAGACAGCAACACTGAATGCACTATAAATGTGAAAGGGTGTATTGGTTATATGGATCCAGAGTTTCCAAAGCAGGGGTGTCTGACCGTGAAGAGTGATGTTTACAGCTTCGGGGTTGTTCTTGTAGAACTAATTACCAAAACAAAACCAACTGACAAGGCAAAGAGAGTCATTCAGAGATTTGGTAAAGCTTCTGCAAAACGGACGTCTATAAGAGAGTTGTTCGATGCAGACATTGCAAATGAGAGCAACATGAAGGTTCTCGAGGCAATTGGAAAAATTGCAAAAGATTGCCTGAAAGAGGAGTATGACGAGCGTCCTGAAATGAATGATGTCGCTGGACGCCTCCGGGAGCTCAGAGCAGTTGTAGAAAAATCCCAAGCAAAGTCACAAACAAGTTGGCGTTTCTTTAGCGGTGGTCAAAATGAATTGAAAATAGACAATCCTGGCGCGGGCAGTGTTGCGTCCGGATCAATTCTCGGTAAGATGAAGAGTGTAAGCATTTTTAATAGAAACACACCAAGTTTCAAGAAGGGTCTGCTTGCCTCTGTCGGCGTCCCGCAGTACTCGTACGCGGATCTGAAGACGGTGACAAAGAACTTCACTGATGTGGTGGGCCGCGGCCCGTACGGCATAGTGTACCGCGGAGAGCTGCCTGATGGCCGCGCTGTGGCGGTGAAGCAGTTGCACGGGCTGGGCGGCTGTGATGCGGAGTTCTGGGGGGAGGTGACTACCATGGCGCGGATGAATCACCTGAATCTGGTGCACATAAGGGGATTCTGCGCGGATAAGGAACAGTTCATGCTCGTCAACGAGTTCTTGTCTAACAGCTCTCTCGACAAGTATCTCTTCGCAGCGTCCACGGGGGAGGGCGACGATCATCAACGGCAGCTGCTCCTGCTGGACCTGAACACGCGCCACCAGATTGCACTTGGGGTGGCACGTGCCATGGTGTATCTGCACGAGGAGTACTGCTTGGAGTGGCTGCTGCACTGTGACATTAAGCCAGAGAATATACTCCTAGGTGACAACTTCTGCCCCAAGCTGGACTTCGGGTTGTCCAAGCTGACTAGCAAGAAGGAGAAGGTCACAATGTCCAGGATCCGTGGTACCCTTGGTTATATGGCGCCTGAGTGGGTCATCCACCGTGAGCCCATCACGGCCAAGACCGACGTCTACAGCTTCGGCATGGTGCTCCTTGAGATTGTCTCCGGTCGCCGCAACTACGGGTTCCGGCAGGATTCACTGGGCAGCGAGGATTCGTACTTCCCCAACTGGGCCTACGAGAAGTGTTACATAGATCGCCGGATCGAGGACATCCTCGACCCAGCCCTACAAACAGAAGGCAGCGAAGACGAGGCAATGGTTGAGCGCATGGTGAACACGGCCATCTGGTGCCTCCAGGACCGTGCTGACACGCGACCCTCCATGGGAAAGGTGCTCAAGATGCTCGAGGGCACTATTGAGATGATCCAACCAGAAAAGCCCACCATTGCGTCTAGCTTCTTGGAGAACTGA